The Nostoc sp. 'Lobaria pulmonaria (5183) cyanobiont' DNA window GTACAGATGGAAAGTCAGCAACGAGGAGTGAGCGCTTACTTTCCATAAAAACCATTTTTCCATCTCCAGGAACAGCGACACAGGATATTCATCTACAATCGGAAATTATTAGTAATTTGTAATACTATTTTGAATGTTCTTTGATTTACTTGGAATCTACCTACAGTAAGTAGATCGAAAACTTTTAGAGTTTGACGAAATCAGAAAGGTTTGGGCAAATGCTTTTAGACTGACAAAAGCGTTGGTTTGCGATCGCAGAAGAGTCCATTTACAACAGAGTTACTCGAAAAATAGATTCTAAGTACATTTGAATTAGTATTAATTCTCAGGTAACTCCAAAAATTAAATTACTCAATTCCTCCATCCAAGACGACTATGCAGATATTTTCTTGCCATGCTCAAGAACAGCTTAACAACATCTCACTTTGCGATTAATTATTTTTAGATTGGGAAGTCCCTAACCCCCCCATTCTCCCGCCTTTTTCCAAGGAAGTTTGACTGTAAATCGACTACCTTTACCTAACTGACTTTCGGCATGGACAGTTCCACCATGCAACTCGACAATTTTTTGCACCATTACTAATCCTAAACCAGTGCCTGGAGAACGAGGGTTAGAGGCAGTTTCAACCTGTACAAAAGGTTGAAATAATTTGAAAAGGTCATCAGAAAGCATTCCAATACCCGTATCTACCACGCTAAAAAAGATATATTCATTGGTGGAACTTGGCTGAACTTCAATCCAGACTTCGCCTCCTTCTTTAGTAAACTTGATCGCGTTAGTCAATAAGTTGATAAATACTTGGAGGATGCGGGGTTCATCAACTTGAATGGGTTCGAGTTCTTCAGGTACTTCTACCCTCAGCCGGATATTTTTCTGGAATGCCAGATGTTTGACAAAACTTAGGCTGGAGTCACATAATCCCTGAATCGAAGTAGCAGCTAGTTGCAGCTCTATCTTGCTGGATTCGGTGTCGGTAAAGTCAAGGATTTGGTTAATTAATTCTAGTAAGTTTTTACCGCTGGATTCGAGCATATTTAGAGACTGGCGCTGTTCTTCACTCACAGGGCCATACACTTGCTCTTTGAGGAGTGCCTCTGTGATTCCCAGAATTGAGTTTAAAGGAGTCCTTAAATCGTGGTTGATGTTTCCTAAAAAGGTGCTTTTGGCACGATTTGCCACGTCGGCAGCTTCTTTAGCCTCACGCAGAGCGGATTCTGCACGTTTGCGATCGCATCCTTCTAAAGTTAGGGCGACAATTTCCGCGATTGAGCTAATGAAGTTTTGCTCGCTCAGTTCCCATTTCCGGGGAATATCAACCTGTTCAAATAATACTGTTCCCACCATTTGGCCTCCAACCCAAAGGCTGGTATCAAGTAGGGATACAATATTATTTGGTTCGAGCAATTTATCCCATAATTCTTGTACTCGTGGATCGGTGCGAGTGTCAGAAACGGCAATGGTACGAGAAACCACCAGGGCTTTAAAGTAGATTAAATAATCTGCAAGGTTGCGTTCTAAACCTGCCGAATGTCTCTGATTGCTACGTTCATAGAGACTTATACATTGTAGTTTGGTGCGATCGCTATTGAATAACCACACACTTACTCGCTCTACTTCTAAGGCATTGGCTGCTTTTTCTGCGATAACTTTGAATGCTGTTTCTAAATTTCCTTCAAAAACTGCTTCGTGATTTGTCAGTTCTGCTAGTACTTGATGATGCTTTTCCAGTTTTTGCTCGCTGTTAATGCGTTCTTGAATCTCTTGCTGTAATTCTTGAGTTCGCTGCTTAATTTGCAGTTCTAAATCCTCATTTTTGCTAATCAGTGCAGCAAAGGTTTTGCGTAAATTTTGCGCCATTTCATTAAAAGATCCACCCAGCACCTCTAGTTCTTGAATGCCTTGTATCACCACTGAGTCTTCGCTGTTGGTAAAATCAGTTAAATCTTTTGTCGCCCTGCTAAAGTGCAAAATTGGCACAGTAACCCATCGGGCGGTGATAATCCCCAATATAATAGCTAGTGCCAACGCTCCTAAACAGAGAAAAATTGTAGTTTGAATGTTGCGATTAATTTGTCCCAGAAAGTCTGCTTCTGGGACAGCCACGATAATCAACCAGTTGACATTTGGTTCGCCCTCGAAGGGTCTAACTTCTAAAAATTGCCGTTTGCCGTCCAAGGAAAAATCCAGTTGCTGTAAACTTTGAATTTGGTCAAAGTTACTAAATTTAGTTTTTAAGTATTTAGCGGTTGCTTGAGTCAAAGAATTCCCGCTTTGGGAAGCTGCTAACCTAATAGGTTTACCATTTTGAAAGCGGAATGGTTCTTCGCTTGTGGAACTTGCCACTAATAGCCCCGATCGCTCGATAATAAAAATTTGCCCAGACTTGCCAACTTTGATGTTTTGCAACAAATCCCCAATTTGTGATATGTGAGTGAGAGTGCTGTTGACTCCGAGTAATTCACCTTGGGAGTTATAAATGGGAAGAGAAGCACTAATCAGGAGTGTTGGTTCAGTGCGGGGTGTAAAAATTTGACTAAAGCTGAATTTTTTGGCGGTAACTGCTGTTTGATAATCAGGACGCGATCGCGCATCATAGTTTTTTATCACCTCTGGTAATTGAGTACGTTGACCTTGAGAGTCAATTATGTAGGTGTAGAGATCGTATCCAGTTGACTTTCCGGCTTTTCTGAGTAAAGATTGGCGATCGTTGAACTTCTCCACCGCTAGATATTCTTGCTCATTGCTTGCAGTTATTGCCAACGCATCTGGATAAATCTTTAACTGCTCTATTAAGTATGACTCCCAAGTTGCCAGATTCTCTATTTTCAGCAACCCCATGTTAATCACATTTTGATTACTGCCTAGTACCTGACGCCCAGTTGCCAAATAAGTTTGTAAATTCTGCTCGACTCGATTGGCAACTTCATGACGCAATTCGCTAGCTACCTCATTGACTGCTTGTTGCCCGTTGTGGATTGATAAGTATGCAGTCAATCCCACAGCTAGCAAGATTTGCAGCAGAAACAACGCTACCAAGATGCGACTTAGAGGTACGCCTTTAAACAGGGAAAAAACACTACTTTGCCCAGTATTTTTATTCATCTGCCCACTCCCCCTCACTATTGTGTAGTATTGAGTACAACACCTAGAGTTTGCTGTCCTGTGGGCTTATGCATAGTTTGTACTCGGTCGGGTCAAGTGCCAATATATCACTTCTGGTAAAAGAACAAAACGTTACTTAACTGCACCTGTAAATTTTACCAGTCACAAATCGTCCATCACAAAGACAAAAATGCGGTAAATCACTGTCTCTACAAAGGGCTGATTATTGTAGAGACGGCGATTCATCGCGTTTTGCCTTAATTGTAAATATGAAAGAAATTGATGAAAAGCCGAATCAATTCGTAGCTAATTAAGATTTATGAGTTCTAACTGGCACTTTTAAAGAAATCTAACTGTAGACAGATGAAATTTGAAACGCTACTGTTATCAGAAGCGTATTTTTTGGCGTTAAGACTATCTTTTAATCTACGCGCTAAAGAAAAGGAGTTAATCACTTCAAGATTGCTCCTAATTTTACTGCATCCTGCCCACAGCCATCCCCAAGACAGAGGTTTAGATCGCTCATGCTCAACGTATCCACTTACGATTCTCAACAAAATCAGCAATTAATTGACAATACTGACTGGAACGTTATTGAAACGGAGTTTAATCCGACGCAGTTACATCATAAAGAAACTGTCTTCACTCTTGGTAATGGGTTGTTAGGAGTGCGAGGTACGTTTGAGGAAGGGTATTCCCAAGATTTTCCAGCCACACTCATCCACGGTGTTTATGATGATGTGGCAATTACTTATACTCAACTTGTAAACTGTCCCAACTGGCTGCCATTAGTGGTAAAATTTGCAGGCGAATCTCCTACGGAGACGCTACGCGAACGCTTTACTATGGACAGTGGTGAGATTCTCAACTATGAACGTCGGCTCGATTTACGTTTAGGTTTAGTTAGCCGTGATGTGCGGTGGCGTAGTCCTAGTGGTCATACTTTAGATTTTCACTTCGAGCGTTTCACCAGTTTAGCAGACCAACACGTTTTGGCGATTCGCGCTCAAATCACATCGGTAGACTTTGAGGGTGAAATTACCGTCGAAGCAGGATTTGACAGCGAACCAGATACCCAAGGCGTCAAACATTGGCGAACCTTAAACCAAGGTGGCATAGATCAGATTATCTGGTTAAACAGTCAAACTCTCCACTCAAATATTCAACTTGGGATGGCAGCCAAGTTAGTGGTAGATAGTGACGAGACTACACTCGTGAGCATCGAAAATGCTTCTAGTTCTCCCATTTTGACAACCACCTTAGAGTTATATCCCGGAAAAACGGTAACTGTAGAAAAAATTGTCACCTTGTTTACTTCACGAGAGACAGAAATCCCGATTGCAGCCGCCTTAGAAAGACTTGCTGATGAACCCAGATATACTACCCTATTGGCAGCTCACATTGCTGCATGGGAGCAAGTGTGGCAAGACAGTGACATTATTATAGAAGGCGATCGCTTGGCTCAATTGAGCGTCCGTTACAATCTCTTCCAATTACTAGCGGTGACACCGCGTCACGACAACCGCGTGAGCATTCCTCCCAAAACCCTCTCTGGTTTTGCCTATAGCGGACATATCTTTTGGGATACAGAAATATTCATCCTGCCCTTCCTCACCTTAACTCAACCAGCCCTAGCACGTAACTTACTTACCTACCGCTACCACACCCTACCAGGAGCTAGACGCAAAGCTCAAGAAGCAGGTTATCAAGGAGCGATGTTTGCTTGGGAAAGTGCCACTACTGGCGATGAAGTCACTCCGCGCTGGGTTCCGGCTGCCAACGGTGAATTAATTCGCATCTGGTGCGGTGACATTGAAGTGCATATCACTGCTGATATCGCTTATGCAATTTTGCATTACTGGCAGACTACTAATGATGATGACTGGATGCGCGATTATGGCGCGGAAATTATCCTTGATACGGCTGTTTTCTGGGAAAGTCGGGTGCAGTGGAACCAAGAGCGCCACAGCTATGACATCCTAGATGTAATTGGTCCGGATGAAAATCACGATCGCGTCGATAATAATGCCTTCACCAATCTTATGGTACAGTGGCACTTGAAGTCAGCTTTGGCACTGTGGGATTGGCTCAAACAAGCTTATCCTGAAACTTCAGCACAACTGATGCAAAAACTCAACTTAACCACAGAGCGTCTGCATCGTTGGGTGGAAATCCAAGAGCGTCTATTTGTCAATGAAGATGCTCAAACGGGTTTAATTGAGCAATTTGAAGGCTTTTTCCAGCTAGAAGACGTTAACCTCGCTGATTACGAACCGCGCAGCAAATCTCTGCAAGGTTTGTTGGGAATTGAAGCCACAAACCAAAAGCAGATTCTCAAGCAGCCAGATGTATTGATGCTCTTGTATTTATTGCGCGATCGCTACGACTATAACACCCTCGCCACCAACTGGGACTATTACACCCAACGCACCGACCACAGTTATGGTTCTTCATTAGGCCCAGCCATTAACGCTATCTTAGCTTGCGACCTCAATCAACCAACCGAAGCCTATACACACTTTCTGCGATCGGCCTTGGTAGACTTGGAGGATGTGAGGCATAACGCAGCCGAAGGAATTCACGCTGCCAGTGCTGGAGGAGTATGGCAAGCAGTAGTTTTCGGGTTTGGCGGCATTCGGATGACTCAATTTGGCCCCGTTGCCTGTCCCAACCTACCACCTAACTGGACGCGTTTGAAGTTTCGTCTGCAATGGCGTAACGAGTGGTATGACTTCGACTTACAAGCCGAAACAGAAGTTAAAATTCCCACCTTGGCAGAATACACGCTCGGAAATTAGCTAATAGACTTCTTGCGTGAATCAAAAACCCTCACCCTAAATCCCTCTCCCAAGCTTGGGAGAGGGACTTTGAAATTGGTTTGGCTCCCTTTCTCCCAAATTGGGAGAAGGGGTTGGGGGATGAGGGCAATAAACGCTGGTCTTGTAAAGTGAATTTTCTCCGATGAAAGATTAGATGTTGTAACATCTAAGTATGATTCCGTACACAAAGTTTTTATTCTGAATATTTAAGAGATGGGAACTCTAGCTAATAAGCTTAATTACATTATCCCACCGAACACTGCCAATCATGTCCCATCCTCCTCATCCCACTTTGGGTCAATCTTCTTACCCTCGCTTAACTAGAAGCTTGAGTGCTGTTGAAAGTTGGGGCTTTGGTTTGACAGCTCATATTTCTTGGACAGCATTGGTTCCAGCGATTCATGCTGCTCTCGGTTCTCAAGCTATTTTTGTCTGGATACCTGCGGTGATTTTTGGAATGCTGCTCAACTATCAGGTAAAACGCTTAGGTATGCATTTCATCAATGTAGCTGGAGGAACACCTAACTATGTTACCAAGCTACTGCATAACTACCCAGGACTAGCTCGCTATGCAGCAATTGGATATCTCCTCAATTGGGTTTCTTACCTGTCAGTGAATACAATCGTACTCAGAGATTTAATTAAAGTAAATTTGGAGGCGCTGGGTATTACCTGTCCAGACATATTTCTGGATATTAGCTTTACACTGTTGCCTTTTATTGTGGCGTTTAGTGGGACTCGCGCCCTGAGTATTTTACATTTGTTTTTTGTAATTCCAGCCTTTGCATTACTAATGACCTTCTGTATCCAAGGTCTTGACTGGTTAGCGTTTTCTCCCGTTAGTCCTGGGTTTTTTCCTAGCAGTTGGTCATCTTTGAGCTTCGTGGATTGGGCAAAGTGGTTCTTTTTCGTTACCTATGCAACCTACAGTTGTGAAACAGCTTCTTCCTTTGTCGCCGATAGCCGCAACCCCACTCAAACGCTGCGCTTTCTAGACGTTGCCGCTTGGATGATGCCACCCATCTTTTTGGGAGGGTCTTGGGTAGTGATGCGGTTAGCAACAAATCCCAACCTTAAAGACAATGCTTTCCTGAATCTGGTGGCAGCTTCCCAGCCCTTTTGGGGAAGATTTGCTGGTGTAAGTGTTTCTTTTTTGCTAGTAGCTGCAAGTCTTTTAGGTTCGGCAACGGTGGTTTCTAATTGCCCACGAATTTTGTACCAACTGGCGTTAGATAACCACATTTCACCAGTATTTTCTGTGGTCTCCCGTCGGGGTGTGTTTGTTCCAGCATTGACATTAACACTGGTGTTGTGCTTAATCTATCTGATTTGGGGAGATGTGGCGCGAATCGTGGCTGTTGGTAACATTGGCTGGTTTATATCCTTTATGTTACTGCATCTGGGGCTTTGGCTTCGGCGCGATCGCCCGGAAGTTTTGTTTCCACGCATATCTTTGGGCATTCTGCTGTTAGAAGTTGTGGTGCTGTTGGTGGGCGGATTTGCTTGGGGTTGGCTCAACTTGCTGATTGGGTTATTATTTCCCATTGGTGTTATGGGAATAGATGCAGTAATTCGCCGTATAGATTTCCCTGCTTTCCATCCTGATTGGTGGATGCGGCGATATCGCACGCGCCCTGTAGTAATTATCAAAGATTCAGTAATTCTTCAGGTGAGCATCCTAATTTTTTTACTGTGCAGCGCCGTGGCAGTTGGCTGGTTATTTGGCGTCAAACTTAATAAAGTGGCGACTGCGGGCGGTGAGAATATATTTGTGGTGCTACTGATGAGCGTGGCATTTGTGGGAGTAGCGATCGCTTGTTGGACAAGTTTACCGCAAGTGGTAGCGATCGCAGAAGCTAGAGTTGCTGCCGAACACCTATTTACTGTCGCCCAAGATGGTATTTTAGTCGTAGACGATCGAGGCATTATCCGCCAAGCTAACCCAGCCACCGAATCGTTTTTTGGTGTTAACCCATCTGAGTTGCCAGGAAATCACCTCAACAAATGGCTACCCGCATTAGTCTACTATCCAGAGCAGTGGACAAAGCGGAGCGAACAAATTTTAATTAGTAATGGGAAAAACAGAACTCTGGAAGTTTCCATCTCAGACCGACCCCATCGGGATTTTCAGGAATATGTCGTTATTCTTCATGACATTACCCAGCGCAAACAAGCAGAGCAGATATTGCGATACTCAGAAGCACAATTGCGCCAAGAGGCAAAGCAGCTAGTATCTCAATTGGTGCATAGTGAAAAAATGTCGAGTTTGGGACAGTTGGTAGCAGGTGTAGCGCATGAAATCAACAACCCAATCAATTTTATTTATGGCAATGTCGGCTATGCCAATCAATATATGCAAGATTTATTAAAATTGCTGCAATTATACCAGAAAAACTATCCTAATCCAGCAAAGGAAATTCAAAAAGAAACAGAAGCGATCGACTTAGATTTTCTGATTGCAGACTTGCCAAACTTGCTAACTTCGATGACAGTTGGTGCGGAACGAATCACAGAAATTGTCTTATCTTTGCGAAACTTTTCTCGGTTAGATGACACAGAAATGAAAGCTGTGAATATCCATGAAGGTCTAGATAATACGTTAATGATTCTGGAACATCGCCTCAAACCTAAATCTAACAATCTAGCAATTGAGGTGATTAAAGAGTACGGCGACCTGCCATTATTAGAATGTTATGCTGGACAACTGAATCAAGT harbors:
- a CDS encoding sensor histidine kinase, producing the protein MNKNTGQSSVFSLFKGVPLSRILVALFLLQILLAVGLTAYLSIHNGQQAVNEVASELRHEVANRVEQNLQTYLATGRQVLGSNQNVINMGLLKIENLATWESYLIEQLKIYPDALAITASNEQEYLAVEKFNDRQSLLRKAGKSTGYDLYTYIIDSQGQRTQLPEVIKNYDARSRPDYQTAVTAKKFSFSQIFTPRTEPTLLISASLPIYNSQGELLGVNSTLTHISQIGDLLQNIKVGKSGQIFIIERSGLLVASSTSEEPFRFQNGKPIRLAASQSGNSLTQATAKYLKTKFSNFDQIQSLQQLDFSLDGKRQFLEVRPFEGEPNVNWLIIVAVPEADFLGQINRNIQTTIFLCLGALALAIILGIITARWVTVPILHFSRATKDLTDFTNSEDSVVIQGIQELEVLGGSFNEMAQNLRKTFAALISKNEDLELQIKQRTQELQQEIQERINSEQKLEKHHQVLAELTNHEAVFEGNLETAFKVIAEKAANALEVERVSVWLFNSDRTKLQCISLYERSNQRHSAGLERNLADYLIYFKALVVSRTIAVSDTRTDPRVQELWDKLLEPNNIVSLLDTSLWVGGQMVGTVLFEQVDIPRKWELSEQNFISSIAEIVALTLEGCDRKRAESALREAKEAADVANRAKSTFLGNINHDLRTPLNSILGITEALLKEQVYGPVSEEQRQSLNMLESSGKNLLELINQILDFTDTESSKIELQLAATSIQGLCDSSLSFVKHLAFQKNIRLRVEVPEELEPIQVDEPRILQVFINLLTNAIKFTKEGGEVWIEVQPSSTNEYIFFSVVDTGIGMLSDDLFKLFQPFVQVETASNPRSPGTGLGLVMVQKIVELHGGTVHAESQLGKGSRFTVKLPWKKAGEWGG
- a CDS encoding glycoside hydrolase family 65 protein translates to MLNVSTYDSQQNQQLIDNTDWNVIETEFNPTQLHHKETVFTLGNGLLGVRGTFEEGYSQDFPATLIHGVYDDVAITYTQLVNCPNWLPLVVKFAGESPTETLRERFTMDSGEILNYERRLDLRLGLVSRDVRWRSPSGHTLDFHFERFTSLADQHVLAIRAQITSVDFEGEITVEAGFDSEPDTQGVKHWRTLNQGGIDQIIWLNSQTLHSNIQLGMAAKLVVDSDETTLVSIENASSSPILTTTLELYPGKTVTVEKIVTLFTSRETEIPIAAALERLADEPRYTTLLAAHIAAWEQVWQDSDIIIEGDRLAQLSVRYNLFQLLAVTPRHDNRVSIPPKTLSGFAYSGHIFWDTEIFILPFLTLTQPALARNLLTYRYHTLPGARRKAQEAGYQGAMFAWESATTGDEVTPRWVPAANGELIRIWCGDIEVHITADIAYAILHYWQTTNDDDWMRDYGAEIILDTAVFWESRVQWNQERHSYDILDVIGPDENHDRVDNNAFTNLMVQWHLKSALALWDWLKQAYPETSAQLMQKLNLTTERLHRWVEIQERLFVNEDAQTGLIEQFEGFFQLEDVNLADYEPRSKSLQGLLGIEATNQKQILKQPDVLMLLYLLRDRYDYNTLATNWDYYTQRTDHSYGSSLGPAINAILACDLNQPTEAYTHFLRSALVDLEDVRHNAAEGIHAASAGGVWQAVVFGFGGIRMTQFGPVACPNLPPNWTRLKFRLQWRNEWYDFDLQAETEVKIPTLAEYTLGN
- a CDS encoding ATP-binding protein yields the protein MSHPPHPTLGQSSYPRLTRSLSAVESWGFGLTAHISWTALVPAIHAALGSQAIFVWIPAVIFGMLLNYQVKRLGMHFINVAGGTPNYVTKLLHNYPGLARYAAIGYLLNWVSYLSVNTIVLRDLIKVNLEALGITCPDIFLDISFTLLPFIVAFSGTRALSILHLFFVIPAFALLMTFCIQGLDWLAFSPVSPGFFPSSWSSLSFVDWAKWFFFVTYATYSCETASSFVADSRNPTQTLRFLDVAAWMMPPIFLGGSWVVMRLATNPNLKDNAFLNLVAASQPFWGRFAGVSVSFLLVAASLLGSATVVSNCPRILYQLALDNHISPVFSVVSRRGVFVPALTLTLVLCLIYLIWGDVARIVAVGNIGWFISFMLLHLGLWLRRDRPEVLFPRISLGILLLEVVVLLVGGFAWGWLNLLIGLLFPIGVMGIDAVIRRIDFPAFHPDWWMRRYRTRPVVIIKDSVILQVSILIFLLCSAVAVGWLFGVKLNKVATAGGENIFVVLLMSVAFVGVAIACWTSLPQVVAIAEARVAAEHLFTVAQDGILVVDDRGIIRQANPATESFFGVNPSELPGNHLNKWLPALVYYPEQWTKRSEQILISNGKNRTLEVSISDRPHRDFQEYVVILHDITQRKQAEQILRYSEAQLRQEAKQLVSQLVHSEKMSSLGQLVAGVAHEINNPINFIYGNVGYANQYMQDLLKLLQLYQKNYPNPAKEIQKETEAIDLDFLIADLPNLLTSMTVGAERITEIVLSLRNFSRLDDTEMKAVNIHEGLDNTLMILEHRLKPKSNNLAIEVIKEYGDLPLLECYAGQLNQVFMNLLANAIDALEEVVENGEWEVREQALSTPQIRIQTKLTSENQVVICIGDNGTGIPEKVQKQLFEPFFTTKPVDKGTGLGLSISHQIITQKHQGKLECISALGKGTEFVIVIPLNQEAI